A region from the Ovis aries strain OAR_USU_Benz2616 breed Rambouillet chromosome 22, ARS-UI_Ramb_v3.0, whole genome shotgun sequence genome encodes:
- the FUOM gene encoding fucose mutarotase isoform X1, with protein MVVLKGIPALLSPELLFALARMGHGDEIVLADVNFPSSSICRGGPEEIRADGLGIPQLLEAVLQLLPLDTYVQSPAVVMEPVPSDRKNGLLAPVWTSYQSILSRAGYEMTAHQAPPSQGFSRQEHWSGLPFPSPMRESEVAQSCLTLSDPIDSSLPGSSAHGILQLSSPWGWWRGLRFMNGRKRLLLLWQQGRQPSTGISSSRRGCWLLKTCAKPVEDHPPREESTPPEPAEATSRHVRPVAR; from the exons ATGGTGGTGCTCAAGGGCATCCCCGCGCTCCTGTCCCCGGAGCTGCTCTTCGCCCTGGCGCGGATGGGGCACGGAGATGAGATCG TTCTTGCAGACGTGAACTTCCCCAGCAGCTCCATCTGTAGAGGCGGCCCGGAGGAGATCCGCGCCGACG GCCTGGGCATCCCCCAGCTCCTAGAGGCCGTGCTGCAGCTGCTACCCCTGGACACCTACGTGCAGAGCCCG GCTGTGGTCATGGAGCCGGTGCCCAGCGACAGGAAGAACGGCCTGCTGGCCCCAGTGTGGACGAGCTACCAGTCCATCCTTTCCAGGGCTGGCTATGAG atgacagcccaccaggctccgccgtcccagggattctccaggcaagaacactggagtgggttgccatttccttctccaatgcgtgaaagtgaagttgctcagtcgtgtctgactcttagcgaccccatagacagcagcctaccaggctcctctgcccatgggattttgcagcTCAG TTCTCCCTGGGGATGGTGGAGAGGTTTGCGTTTTATGAACGGGCGAAAAAGGCTTTTGCTGTTGTGGCAACAGG GGAGACAGCCCTCTACGGGAATCTCATCCTCAAGAAGGGGGTGCTGGCTCCTGAAGACCTGTGCTAAGCCTGTTGAAGACCACCCACCCAGAGAGGAATCTACACCCCCCGAGCCTGCCGAGGCCACCAGCAGACACGTCCGTCCGGTGGCCAGATGA
- the FUOM gene encoding fucose mutarotase isoform X2 has protein sequence MVVLKGIPALLSPELLFALARMGHGDEIVLADVNFPSSSICRGGPEEIRADGLGIPQLLEAVLQLLPLDTYVQSPAVVMEPVPSDRKNGLLAPVWTSYQSILSRAGYEFSLGMVERFAFYERAKKAFAVVATGETALYGNLILKKGVLAPEDLC, from the exons ATGGTGGTGCTCAAGGGCATCCCCGCGCTCCTGTCCCCGGAGCTGCTCTTCGCCCTGGCGCGGATGGGGCACGGAGATGAGATCG TTCTTGCAGACGTGAACTTCCCCAGCAGCTCCATCTGTAGAGGCGGCCCGGAGGAGATCCGCGCCGACG GCCTGGGCATCCCCCAGCTCCTAGAGGCCGTGCTGCAGCTGCTACCCCTGGACACCTACGTGCAGAGCCCG GCTGTGGTCATGGAGCCGGTGCCCAGCGACAGGAAGAACGGCCTGCTGGCCCCAGTGTGGACGAGCTACCAGTCCATCCTTTCCAGGGCTGGCTATGAG TTCTCCCTGGGGATGGTGGAGAGGTTTGCGTTTTATGAACGGGCGAAAAAGGCTTTTGCTGTTGTGGCAACAGG GGAGACAGCCCTCTACGGGAATCTCATCCTCAAGAAGGGGGTGCTGGCTCCTGAAGACCTGTGCTAA
- the ECHS1 gene encoding enoyl-CoA hydratase, mitochondrial isoform X2 gives MAALRALLPCVRAPLRPWLFCPVQRSFASRAAFEYIITAKKGKNSNVGLIQLNRPKALNALCNGLIAELNQALQAFEEDPAVGAVVLTGGEKAFAAGADIKEMQSHTFQNCYSGGFLSHWDQLTRVKKPIIAAVNGYALGGGCELAMMCDIIYAGEKAQFGQPEILIGTIPGAGGTQRLTRAVGKSLAMEMVLTGDRISAQDAKQAGLVSKVFPVETVVEEAIQCAEKIASNSKIVTAMAKESVNAAFEMTLAEGVKLEKKLFYSTFATEDRKEGMAAFVEKRKANFKDQ, from the exons ATGGCCGCCTTACGTGCCCTGCTGCCCTGCGTCCGCGCCCCGCTGCGGCCCTGGCTCTTCTGCCCGGTGCAGCGCTCCTTCGCCTCGA GGGCAGCCTTTGAGTACATCATCACAGCAAAGAAGGGAAAGAACAGCAACGTGGGGTTGATCCAGCTGAACCGCCCCAAGGCCCTCAATGCGCTCTGCAATGGCCTGATCGCGGAGCTCAACCAGGCACTGCAGGCCTTCGAGGAAGACCCAGCCGTGGGGGCCGTTGTCCTCACAGGCGGGGAGAAGGCATTTGCAG CTGGAGCCGACATCAAGGAAATGCAGAGCCACACGTTCCAGAACTGTTACTCTGGCGGGTTTTTGAGCCACTGGGACCAACTCACACGTGTCAAGAAGCCGATCATAGCTGCTGTCAATGGCTATGCC CTCGGGGGCGGCTGTGAACTTGCTATGATGTGTGACATCATTTATGCTGGGGAGAAAGCCCAGTTTGGGCAGCCGGAGATTCTAATAGGAACCATCCCAG GTGCAGGGGGCACCCAGAGACTGACCCGTGCCGTTGGAAAGTCACTGGCCATGGAGATGGTCCTCACTGGTGACCGGATCTCAGCCCAGGATGCCAAGCAAGCAG GTCTTGTAAGCAAAGTTTTTCCTGTTGAGACAGTGGTTGAAGAAGCCATCCAATGTGCAGAAAAAATTGCCAGCAACTCTAAGATTGTAACAGCGATGGCCAAAGAGTCGGTGAACGCAG CTTTTGAAATGACATTAGCAGAGGGCGTTAAATTGGAGAAGAAGCTCTTCTACTCAACTTTTGCCACC GAAGACCGGAAGGAAGGGATGGCCGCATtcgtggagaagagaaaggccaaCTTCAAAGACCAGTGA
- the ECHS1 gene encoding enoyl-CoA hydratase, mitochondrial isoform X1 produces MAALRALLPCVRAPLRPWLFCPVQRSFASRAAFEYIITAKKGKNSNVGLIQLNRPKALNALCNGLIAELNQALQAFEEDPAVGAVVLTGGEKAFAAGADIKEMQSHTFQNCYSGGFLSHWDQLTRVKKPIIAAVNGYALGGGCELAMMCDIIYAGEKAQFGQPEILIGTIPGAGGTQRLTRAVGKSLAMEMVLTGDRISAQDAKQAGLVSKVFPVETVVEEAIQCAEKIASNSKIVTAMAKESVNAGRGEGREGRPHGAVARLDSWGLNCASRLIWTEIVRVLSISILALCCVLVSSCLLTNSVELV; encoded by the exons ATGGCCGCCTTACGTGCCCTGCTGCCCTGCGTCCGCGCCCCGCTGCGGCCCTGGCTCTTCTGCCCGGTGCAGCGCTCCTTCGCCTCGA GGGCAGCCTTTGAGTACATCATCACAGCAAAGAAGGGAAAGAACAGCAACGTGGGGTTGATCCAGCTGAACCGCCCCAAGGCCCTCAATGCGCTCTGCAATGGCCTGATCGCGGAGCTCAACCAGGCACTGCAGGCCTTCGAGGAAGACCCAGCCGTGGGGGCCGTTGTCCTCACAGGCGGGGAGAAGGCATTTGCAG CTGGAGCCGACATCAAGGAAATGCAGAGCCACACGTTCCAGAACTGTTACTCTGGCGGGTTTTTGAGCCACTGGGACCAACTCACACGTGTCAAGAAGCCGATCATAGCTGCTGTCAATGGCTATGCC CTCGGGGGCGGCTGTGAACTTGCTATGATGTGTGACATCATTTATGCTGGGGAGAAAGCCCAGTTTGGGCAGCCGGAGATTCTAATAGGAACCATCCCAG GTGCAGGGGGCACCCAGAGACTGACCCGTGCCGTTGGAAAGTCACTGGCCATGGAGATGGTCCTCACTGGTGACCGGATCTCAGCCCAGGATGCCAAGCAAGCAG GTCTTGTAAGCAAAGTTTTTCCTGTTGAGACAGTGGTTGAAGAAGCCATCCAATGTGCAGAAAAAATTGCCAGCAACTCTAAGATTGTAACAGCGATGGCCAAAGAGTCGGTGAACGCAGgtaggggggaggggagggaggggaggccgCACGGGGCAGTCGCAAGACTTGACAGTTGGGGTCTGAACTGTGCGTCTCGATTGATCTGGACAGAAATTGTTAGGGTTCTCAGTATTTCGATTTTGGCTCTTTGTTGCGTTCTAGTCTCTAGCTGCTTGCTCACAAATTCTGTTGAACTGGTCTGA